One genomic window of Onychostoma macrolepis isolate SWU-2019 chromosome 25, ASM1243209v1, whole genome shotgun sequence includes the following:
- the erc1a gene encoding ELKS/Rab6-interacting/CAST family member 1a isoform X2 produces MYGSSRSVSKMDSNHSGGRNNQGNSGRSPRLPRSPRMGHRRTNSMGGSGGGPGGSGGKTLSMENIQSLNAAYATSGPMYMSDNEVAIGTSSDLPKSGVATGRFGGSIPYGVRATVTGSTPDMAMVPAVSTDSMGFGGEIHAASTVPHSLRQARDNTIMELQAQLKEVLRENEILRKEIEVKESKLSSSMSSIKSFWSPELKKERALRKDEASKIVVWKEQYRAVQDETQHLQTTVQALQAELRIQRDLNQLLQPPGEPLACEPSEEQERQAREVFLLRRTLEEMEVRLETQRQTLVARDESVKKLLEMLHSKGPSTKASEEDHERTRRLADAEMHAHHLENLLEQRDKELAALREELHRRLEGTPETTKTKALQTVIEMKDSQIGSLERGLRELEDQVMMLRSSSMLSCEERQEEAKQMEVYRNHTKFMKNKMDQVKQDLSRKDTQLLGLQTKLETLTNQFSDSKQHIEVLKESLTAKEQRAAILQTEVDALRLRLEEKETMLNKKSKQIQEMSEEKSTLNGEIHDLKDMLEVKERKVNVLQKKIENLQEQLRDKEKQMSSLRERVKSLQTDTSNTDTALTTLEDSLAEKERIIERLKEQRDREEREKAEELDSSKKELRELKEKVSMLQGDLSDRETSLLDLKEHASSLASSGLKKDSKLKSLEIALEQRREECIKLENQLKKAQSAAANSQANAEISERISSLEADVARHREDSAKAQAEVDRLLDILRQMENEKNDKDRKISELERQMKEQSKKSSGKHKEPSGKGRNVNDGPQQESLRQKAERIEELEEALRESVQITAEREMVLAQEEAARTHQEKQMEELLGAMEKVKLELESMKAKMSSTQQSLAEKEAHLTTLRAERRRHLEEVLEMKQEALLAAISEKDANIALLELSSSKKKKTQEEVAQLRREKDRLVQQLKQQTQNRMKLMADNYDDGYLKTPPDQTNHKPPKSPDQDDEEGIWA; encoded by the exons ATGTACGGAAGTTCACGCTCTGTGAGCAAAATGGACAGTAATCACAGCGGGGGAAGAAACAACCAGGGCAACTCTGGACGCTCGCCACGTCTGCCTCGGTCACCTCGTATGGGCCACCGTCGCACCAACAGCATGGGGGGCAGCGGCGGAGGCCCGGGCGGCTCTGGAGGCAAGACGTTGTCCATGGAGAACATTCAGTCTCTCAATGCTGCCTACGCCACGTCAGGACCGATGTATATGAGCGACAACGAGGTCGCAATCGGCACATCCTCTGACCTCCCTAAAAGCGGCGTAGCGACCGGTCGCTTTGGAGGCAGCATTCCTTATGGGGTCCGGGCAACGGTTACGGGCAGCACACCGGACATGGCCATGGTGCCGGCTGTGTCCACCGACTCTATGGGCTTTGGAGGGGAGATCCACGCTGCGTCAACCGTTCCTCACTCACTACGTCAGGCGAGGGACAACACCATCATGGAGCTCCAAGCCCAGCTTAAGGAGGTGCTGAGGGAGAACGAGATCCTTCGGAAGGAAATCGAGGTGAAGGAGAGCAAGCTCAGCTCTTCCATGAGCTCCATCAAAAGCTTCTGGAGCCCTGAGCTGAAGAAGGAACGTGCGCTGCGCAAAGACGAGGCGTCCAAAATAGTAGTGTGGAAGGAGCAGTACCGCGCTGTGCAAGACGAGACACAG CACCTGCAGACAACCGTGCAGGCGCTGCAGGCCGAGCTGCGTATCCAGCGCGACTTGAACCAGCTACTCCAGCCGCCCGGGGAGCCGCTGGCCTGCGAGCCCAGCGAGGAGCAGGAGCGGCAGGCTCGAGAGGTGTTCTTGCTCCGCCGTACCCTGGAGGAGATGGAGGTTCGCCTGGAGACCCAGCGGCAGACGTTAGTTGCTCGCGATGAGTCAGTCAAAAAGCTCCTGGAGATGTTGCACAGCAAGGGACCCTCCACTAAAGCCAGTGAAGAGGATCACGAGCGCACACGTCGCCTCGCAGATGCCGAGATGCACGCGCACCACCTGGAGAACCTTCTAGAACAGCGTGATAAAGAGCTAGCGGCTTTGAGAGAG GAGCTGCATCGCCGCCTCGAGGGGACGCCAGAGACTACGAAAACCAAAGCTCTTCAGACTGTAATTGAGATGAAG GATTCTCAGATCGGTTCTCTAGAGCGGGGCCTCAGAGAGCTGGAGGACCAGGTCATGATGCTTCGCTCCAGTAGCATGCTTAGCTGTGAGGAACGGCAGGAGGAGGCCAAGCAGATGGAGGTCTACCGCAACCACACCAAGTTCATGAAGAACAAG ATGGACCAAGTTAAGCAAGACCTTTCCAGGAAGGACACCCAGCTCCTTGGCTTGCAGACCAAGCTGGAGACCCTGACTAACCAGTTCTCTGACAGCAAACAGCATATTGAAGTACTTAAAGAGTCTCTGACTGCCAAAGAACAACGTGCGGCTATTCTACAGACAGAG GTGGATGCTCTGAGGTTGCGTCTGGAGGAGAAGGAGACCATGTTAAACAAAAAGAGTAAGCAAATCCAGGAAATGTCTGAAGAAAAGAGCACACTCAACGGAGAAATCCATGATCTGAAGGACATGCTGGAGGTCAAGGAGCGTAAAGTCAACGTACTTCAGAAAAAA ATTGAAAACCTGCAGGAGCAGCTGAGGGATAAAGAGAAGCAGATGAGCAGCCTTAGAGAGAGGGTGAAGTCCCTACAGACAGACACGTCTAATACAGACACGGCCCTCACTACACTGGAGGACTCACTGGCCGAGAAG GAACGTATTATTGAGCGCCTGAAGGAGCAACGTGACCGCGAGGAACGAGAGAAGGCAGAGGAGCTGGACAGCAGTAAAAAAGAGCTGAGGGAGTTAAAGGAGAAAGTCAGCATGCTGCAGGGAGACCTGTCAGACCGAGAG ACTTCTCTGCTGGACCTCAAAGAGCATGCGTCGTCGCTGGCCTCATCTGGCCTGAAGAAAGACTCCAAACTGAAAAGCCTAGAGATCGCCCTTGAGCAGAGGAGGGAGGAATGCATTAAACTTGAGAACCAATTAAAGAAG GCCCAGAGTGCCGCAGCCAATTCACAGGCCAACGCAGAGATATCTGAGAGGATTTCTTCACTTGAAGCTGATGTGGCCAGACACCGAGAAGACTCCGCCAAAGCGCAGGCTGAAGTTGATCGTCTATTGGACATCCTGCGTCAGATGGAGAACGAGAAGAATGACAAAGACAGAAAAATCAGTGAGCTGGAGAG GCAAATGAAAGAGCAGAGTAAGAAGTCCTCTGGCAAACACAAGGAACCGTCAGGGAAGGGCAGAAATGTCAATGATGGCCCACAGCAG GAGTCCCTGCGGCAGAAGGCAGAGCGCATCGAGGAGCTGGAGGAGGCTCTCAGAGAGAGCGTTCAAATCACTGCCGAGAGGGAGATGGTGCTGGCGCAGGAGGAGGCCGCACGAACCCACCAGGAGAAACAG ATGGAAGAGCTACTGGGAGCAATGGAGAAAGTGAAGCTGGAGCTGGAGTCCATGAAGGCCAAGATGTCATCCACCCAGCAGTCTCTGGCAGAGAAAGAAGCTCATCTGACCACATTGAGGGCCGAGAGGAGGCGACACCTGGAGGAGGTGCTGGAGATGAA ACAGGAGGCTCTGCTGGCAGCCATAAGTGAGAAAGATGCTAACATAGCCTTGCTGGAGCTGTCttcatccaaaaaaaagaagacacaAGAGGAAGTGGCCCAGCTGCGGAGGGAGAAGGACCGTTTGGTGCAGCAGCTCAAACAGCAG ACACAGAACCGTATGAAGCTCATGGCGGATAATTACGACGATGGCTACTTGAAAACACCACCTGACCAGACCAACCACAAACCTCCAAAATCACCCGATCAG GATGATGAGGAGGGCATTTGGGCATAG
- the erc1a gene encoding ELKS/Rab6-interacting/CAST family member 1a isoform X1, whose translation MYGSSRSVSKMDSNHSGGRNNQGNSGRSPRLPRSPRMGHRRTNSMGGSGGGPGGSGGKTLSMENIQSLNAAYATSGPMYMSDNEVAIGTSSDLPKSGVATGRFGGSIPYGVRATVTGSTPDMAMVPAVSTDSMGFGGEIHAASTVPHSLRQARDNTIMELQAQLKEVLRENEILRKEIEVKESKLSSSMSSIKSFWSPELKKERALRKDEASKIVVWKEQYRAVQDETQHLQTTVQALQAELRIQRDLNQLLQPPGEPLACEPSEEQERQAREVFLLRRTLEEMEVRLETQRQTLVARDESVKKLLEMLHSKGPSTKASEEDHERTRRLADAEMHAHHLENLLEQRDKELAALREELHRRLEGTPETTKTKALQTVIEMKDSQIGSLERGLRELEDQVMMLRSSSMLSCEERQEEAKQMEVYRNHTKFMKNKMDQVKQDLSRKDTQLLGLQTKLETLTNQFSDSKQHIEVLKESLTAKEQRAAILQTEVDALRLRLEEKETMLNKKSKQIQEMSEEKSTLNGEIHDLKDMLEVKERKVNVLQKKIENLQEQLRDKEKQMSSLRERVKSLQTDTSNTDTALTTLEDSLAEKERIIERLKEQRDREEREKAEELDSSKKELRELKEKVSMLQGDLSDRETSLLDLKEHASSLASSGLKKDSKLKSLEIALEQRREECIKLENQLKKAQSAAANSQANAEISERISSLEADVARHREDSAKAQAEVDRLLDILRQMENEKNDKDRKISELESVTSRQMKEQSKKSSGKHKEPSGKGRNVNDGPQQESLRQKAERIEELEEALRESVQITAEREMVLAQEEAARTHQEKQMEELLGAMEKVKLELESMKAKMSSTQQSLAEKEAHLTTLRAERRRHLEEVLEMKQEALLAAISEKDANIALLELSSSKKKKTQEEVAQLRREKDRLVQQLKQQTQNRMKLMADNYDDGYLKTPPDQTNHKPPKSPDQDDEEGIWA comes from the exons ATGTACGGAAGTTCACGCTCTGTGAGCAAAATGGACAGTAATCACAGCGGGGGAAGAAACAACCAGGGCAACTCTGGACGCTCGCCACGTCTGCCTCGGTCACCTCGTATGGGCCACCGTCGCACCAACAGCATGGGGGGCAGCGGCGGAGGCCCGGGCGGCTCTGGAGGCAAGACGTTGTCCATGGAGAACATTCAGTCTCTCAATGCTGCCTACGCCACGTCAGGACCGATGTATATGAGCGACAACGAGGTCGCAATCGGCACATCCTCTGACCTCCCTAAAAGCGGCGTAGCGACCGGTCGCTTTGGAGGCAGCATTCCTTATGGGGTCCGGGCAACGGTTACGGGCAGCACACCGGACATGGCCATGGTGCCGGCTGTGTCCACCGACTCTATGGGCTTTGGAGGGGAGATCCACGCTGCGTCAACCGTTCCTCACTCACTACGTCAGGCGAGGGACAACACCATCATGGAGCTCCAAGCCCAGCTTAAGGAGGTGCTGAGGGAGAACGAGATCCTTCGGAAGGAAATCGAGGTGAAGGAGAGCAAGCTCAGCTCTTCCATGAGCTCCATCAAAAGCTTCTGGAGCCCTGAGCTGAAGAAGGAACGTGCGCTGCGCAAAGACGAGGCGTCCAAAATAGTAGTGTGGAAGGAGCAGTACCGCGCTGTGCAAGACGAGACACAG CACCTGCAGACAACCGTGCAGGCGCTGCAGGCCGAGCTGCGTATCCAGCGCGACTTGAACCAGCTACTCCAGCCGCCCGGGGAGCCGCTGGCCTGCGAGCCCAGCGAGGAGCAGGAGCGGCAGGCTCGAGAGGTGTTCTTGCTCCGCCGTACCCTGGAGGAGATGGAGGTTCGCCTGGAGACCCAGCGGCAGACGTTAGTTGCTCGCGATGAGTCAGTCAAAAAGCTCCTGGAGATGTTGCACAGCAAGGGACCCTCCACTAAAGCCAGTGAAGAGGATCACGAGCGCACACGTCGCCTCGCAGATGCCGAGATGCACGCGCACCACCTGGAGAACCTTCTAGAACAGCGTGATAAAGAGCTAGCGGCTTTGAGAGAG GAGCTGCATCGCCGCCTCGAGGGGACGCCAGAGACTACGAAAACCAAAGCTCTTCAGACTGTAATTGAGATGAAG GATTCTCAGATCGGTTCTCTAGAGCGGGGCCTCAGAGAGCTGGAGGACCAGGTCATGATGCTTCGCTCCAGTAGCATGCTTAGCTGTGAGGAACGGCAGGAGGAGGCCAAGCAGATGGAGGTCTACCGCAACCACACCAAGTTCATGAAGAACAAG ATGGACCAAGTTAAGCAAGACCTTTCCAGGAAGGACACCCAGCTCCTTGGCTTGCAGACCAAGCTGGAGACCCTGACTAACCAGTTCTCTGACAGCAAACAGCATATTGAAGTACTTAAAGAGTCTCTGACTGCCAAAGAACAACGTGCGGCTATTCTACAGACAGAG GTGGATGCTCTGAGGTTGCGTCTGGAGGAGAAGGAGACCATGTTAAACAAAAAGAGTAAGCAAATCCAGGAAATGTCTGAAGAAAAGAGCACACTCAACGGAGAAATCCATGATCTGAAGGACATGCTGGAGGTCAAGGAGCGTAAAGTCAACGTACTTCAGAAAAAA ATTGAAAACCTGCAGGAGCAGCTGAGGGATAAAGAGAAGCAGATGAGCAGCCTTAGAGAGAGGGTGAAGTCCCTACAGACAGACACGTCTAATACAGACACGGCCCTCACTACACTGGAGGACTCACTGGCCGAGAAG GAACGTATTATTGAGCGCCTGAAGGAGCAACGTGACCGCGAGGAACGAGAGAAGGCAGAGGAGCTGGACAGCAGTAAAAAAGAGCTGAGGGAGTTAAAGGAGAAAGTCAGCATGCTGCAGGGAGACCTGTCAGACCGAGAG ACTTCTCTGCTGGACCTCAAAGAGCATGCGTCGTCGCTGGCCTCATCTGGCCTGAAGAAAGACTCCAAACTGAAAAGCCTAGAGATCGCCCTTGAGCAGAGGAGGGAGGAATGCATTAAACTTGAGAACCAATTAAAGAAG GCCCAGAGTGCCGCAGCCAATTCACAGGCCAACGCAGAGATATCTGAGAGGATTTCTTCACTTGAAGCTGATGTGGCCAGACACCGAGAAGACTCCGCCAAAGCGCAGGCTGAAGTTGATCGTCTATTGGACATCCTGCGTCAGATGGAGAACGAGAAGAATGACAAAGACAGAAAAATCAGTGAGCTGGAGAG TGTGACTTCCAG GCAAATGAAAGAGCAGAGTAAGAAGTCCTCTGGCAAACACAAGGAACCGTCAGGGAAGGGCAGAAATGTCAATGATGGCCCACAGCAG GAGTCCCTGCGGCAGAAGGCAGAGCGCATCGAGGAGCTGGAGGAGGCTCTCAGAGAGAGCGTTCAAATCACTGCCGAGAGGGAGATGGTGCTGGCGCAGGAGGAGGCCGCACGAACCCACCAGGAGAAACAG ATGGAAGAGCTACTGGGAGCAATGGAGAAAGTGAAGCTGGAGCTGGAGTCCATGAAGGCCAAGATGTCATCCACCCAGCAGTCTCTGGCAGAGAAAGAAGCTCATCTGACCACATTGAGGGCCGAGAGGAGGCGACACCTGGAGGAGGTGCTGGAGATGAA ACAGGAGGCTCTGCTGGCAGCCATAAGTGAGAAAGATGCTAACATAGCCTTGCTGGAGCTGTCttcatccaaaaaaaagaagacacaAGAGGAAGTGGCCCAGCTGCGGAGGGAGAAGGACCGTTTGGTGCAGCAGCTCAAACAGCAG ACACAGAACCGTATGAAGCTCATGGCGGATAATTACGACGATGGCTACTTGAAAACACCACCTGACCAGACCAACCACAAACCTCCAAAATCACCCGATCAG GATGATGAGGAGGGCATTTGGGCATAG